In Lotus japonicus ecotype B-129 chromosome 5, LjGifu_v1.2, one genomic interval encodes:
- the LOC130720138 gene encoding uncharacterized protein LOC130720138 has protein sequence MLDGENVPLAVVYSDGDKETNVGTVAVGPTLGFKRLLSLLSQKVGISPPQFSVFLANNSSDWKIPLTAKFNFAAVPLDGGDGDGGYYFLVRRAKRYKKSAPSCKNPPENVVLLRREAAAGDGVGGDNQTPLTALRPTFSAPPILDPAEYVRKVSNLCKERELFLMSMGINGEPVRKEVPNSGGGGGESGGAVCRQCLKAMRKGIKASFHLCVNDEVVTAFRTTAGPISRPVKNSGEDCS, from the coding sequence ATGCTTGACGGTGAAAACGTGCCACTCGCCGTCGTCTACTCCGACGGCGACAAAGAGACCAACGTCGGCACCGTTGCGGTGGGTCCCACCCTGGGTTTCAAGAGGCTCCTCTCCCTCCTCAGCCAGAAGGTCGGGATCTCGCCGCCTCAGTTTTCTGTCTTTCTCGCCAACAACAGCAGCGACTGGAAAATCCCCCTCACCGCCAAGTTCAACTTCGCCGCCGTGCCCCTCGACGGTGGTGACGGCGACGGCGGTTACTACTTCCTCGTCAGGCGGGCAAAGCGGTACAAGAAGTCTGCGCCGAGCTGTAAGAATCCGCCGGAGAATGTCGTTCTCCTACGCCGGGAAGCTGCCGCCGGCGACGGCGTCGGAGGAGACAACCAGACGCCGCTAACCGCGCTCAGGCCAACGTTTTCGGCGCCTCCGATTCTGGATCCCGCCGAGTACGTGAGGAAGGTGAGCAATTTGTGTAAAGAGAGGGAGTTGTTCTTGATGAGCATGGGAATCAACGGCGAGCCCGTGAGAAAGGAAGTGCCGAACAGCGGCGGCGGAGGAGGAGAAAGTGGCGGTGCGGTTTGTCGCCAGTGTCTTAAGGCCATGCGTAAAGGAATTAAAGCTAGTTTCCATTTATGCGTTAACGATGAGGTGGTAACGGCGTTTCGGACGACGGCCGGACCAATTTCCCGGCCGGTGAAGAATTCCGGCGAGGATTGCTCCTAA